The following DNA comes from Candidatus Nitrosotalea okcheonensis.
TAAAATCTAGAGGCCCAGAGCCTTGGCCTAAACTGGTTTGTGATGAAAACGCACTTTATGTTTCTTCTTAATGCAATTGCATTTGATCCCACGTCACCGTCATTTATGACGAGGTCGAATTTCTGACTATTGTAAAGTCTTGCTTCCTTTTTCAAGTAGTTAGTTACAACTGAAAGTAGAGGAGGCCTTCCAGATATTGGTAAGAGGAAATTAAGTGAAGACAAGGCAACGCTGGGACCTTTTTTACCATCTATTGGTGTTGGCATCTCGATGTTGTGGATTGTATCTTTTCTTTGGGAAAATTTCTGTATTAGCTTTTGATAAATTTCACCGCTACTTGTGTAATGCATTTCAACATTATCTTTCATCATATCTTGAATTGTATTGTCAAGATTCATCATTCTTGTAAAATGGCCATTTCCCCAAGGATAGATGAATCCGCCTATTTTTTTCATAACAGCAAGTAAATTTGACCCGTTTAAATTCTCAATGATTTGATTTTAATGAGTCAATTATATCGTGTATGTTTTTTGGACCTGTAGTAACTTGGATGCTCTTGATTGTCTTTAGTACACTCTTTGCATGTTTTGATATCTGGGACATGGGGATTTTCTTATAGTTGGAATGTTTCTTACAAAGATCTTCCAAGTTTGCAATATATTTCTCCAATCCTATTTCTTTTGCATTTTCCAAAATTCCAGAGTCTATGCCAGAAAGAGAAAACCATGGAATAATCTTGTTCTGAAATGCCAAGTTTGCGTTGTATTCACAAAATGATGCTGGGAAGATCATGGGAGATATTCCCAAAGATATTCTTCCAATCTTTTCCCTTGATGCTATTGATATCATAACTTGAGTTATTACGGTGATTGTGGTTGGTATTCCTGGGGATCTATCCATCTTGCATATGTGAAGGACTGTGTTTTTTTCTATGATTCTTGGTAGCATTTTGTTTACAATTTTAGCTAATTTGAGCAAATCTGATTCATTATGATAACAAATCAATATCTTCACCTCAAAACCCATTTTTATGGTTTGGAGACACGCTATGGCAGAAAGCTCATCGTAAATACAGCATAGAATTTTTTCTCTTTGTGAATTGTATGGGATGCCACTCAATCCACTGTCCACAAAAATACATACATAGGCATATGCATCTGTGAGATAAGCGTATACGAGTCTATCGTGGTCTGATTCTGAGCCAGGCTTTGCTTCCAGATGCATACTTTTCTCCACCAACATTGCAGTTGATGCAACTTCCAAATCTTTTGCTAGGAATTTTTCTGTTTTTCCTTCAACTTTTACATAAAATTTTTCTCCTTTTAAGAGCAAGCTCAGAGCAGTGTTTGTAATGGCCGACAAAACAGAATCAAAATTATTATCTACTTCTTTTGCAATCGCAATCTTGTCTATTCCGAATAAAAGGTTTACCGCAGATGAGGCTAGAACTGGATCAACTGCTTCTACAATAATGAGTGACTCGTTTTTTCTTATGCCACTATGATGTTGATTTTTTATCTTGAGAATTTTTGAGATATTTGCTGCGAGATTGTTTATTTTGTTCAAGGAATAAATAGATGGAAAAATGACAAGCACGGTTTTTTCTAACATTATGTTTTCATGGTTTATCTTATTTATAACTCTAGAATGAAGTCTTCATCATGGATACAATTCTTCTGATGGTTTCAATGATTGTTTGATGGATTTATGATATATATCATTACTAAATGAGAGATTATTTACAAGAAAAAGGCATGTCATACTGTTGTTATCTTTAGTAATCAAGAAAATTAAGATCAGTCAAAGTTTACAGTACGAATAATTATATGACGAATAATAATAAATTTTATCATGCCCAAGTTTACTGTTTCACAAATCCAGCAGTTAAATGAAAGTCTGAAAACTCCTCAGGAAGTTCTTAAATGGTCATTAGATAATCTTCACCCTAGAATAGCCATGGCATCAAGCTTTGGTGCAGAGGATGTAGTTGTAATTGATATGATGATGAAAATAAACCCAAAATCAAGAATTTTTACTCTTGACACTGGAAGGCTTAATCAGGAAACATATGATATAATGGATGAAATACGCAAGAAATACAACATGAACATAGAAGTAATGTTTCCAGATCAGAACGAAGTGGAACAAATGGTTCGTGTAAATGGATTGAATCTATTCTATGATAACATAGGCAACAGAAAACTTTGCTGTGGAATAAGAAAGGTCCATCCACTAAATAGAATTCTTTCAACATTAGATGGATGGATTACGGGATTAAGAGCAGATCAAACTGAGGTGAGATCAAATGCAAACAAGCTTGAACTAGATGAACAACATAACTCTATCATCAAGATAAATCCTATAATAGAATGGACCTGGGAGCAAACTTGGGATTATATCAGGAAAAATGATGTTCCATATAACAAATTACATGACAAAGGATTTCCCAGTATTGGATGTGAACCATGTACGCGTGCAATAAAATCTGGAGAACCGCTACGAGCTGGACGCTGGTGGTGGGAATCTGATTCCCAGAAAGAATGTGGATTACACGCAGAACACAACAAGTGATATAGATGACAAATATTGGTGTAGCAAAACCACATGGTGGTAAACTAGTAAACAGGATTTCAAAAGAAGATCCAAACCAGTTGTTTTCAATCAGTGTTAATGTTGATCTTGCAAATGATATAGAAAATATTACTGATGGAATTTTTAGTCCACTTGAAGGATTTTTAATGCAAGAAGATTTTGAGAAAGTGGTTTCTGAAGGTAGGCTTGGAAACGGTTTGCCGTGGACAATTCCCATCGTACTTGATGTAGACAAGGATACTGCTACAAAGATGAAAGATGCAGGAGATGTTGCCCTGAATGTGGAAGGCAAAAATTTTGCTATCTTGCATGTTGAGGATGTTTATAATTTTGATAAGGATTTAGTCTCAAACAAAGTCTATGGTACATCTGATCTAAAGCATCCGGGTGTGGCAAAAACTATGAATATGAAAGAATTTCTTATTGGTGGAAAAATTGATTATGTGAAAAGATCAGACGAAACTCAAATCCGGAGATACAGAAAGACCCCTATTGAAACAAGAGATTTTTTCCAAAAGGCGGGGTGGAAAACAATTGTGGCATTTCAAACAAGAAATGTTCCACACGTGGCGCATGAAATGCTTCAAAAAGCGTCTCTTAATACTCACGATGGATTATTTGTGAATCCTCTAGTAGGTAAGAAAAAATCTGGAGACTATAAAGACGAAGCAATCGTTACTGCTTATGAGACTCTTATATCATACTACTATCCTCTAAACAGGTGTTATCTTGGTACATTGCATACAGAAATGAGGTATGCAGGACCAAAAGAAGCAATACACCATGCTATAATGCGAAAAAACTTTGGCTGCACTAATATCATAATAGGTCGAGATCATGCAGGTGTAGGTACCTATTATGATCCATTTGCCTCGCAAAAAATATTTGATTCGTATCCTGACATTGGCATAGAACCAATCTTCTTTCCAGCATTTTTCTATTGCAGAAAATGTTTGTCATTTGCAAGTGAGCGAAATTGTCCACATGGTACAGAATACCAAGAAAGTCTGAGCGGGACTAAACTTAGGGCGATGATTCTTGACAAACAGAGTCCATCTGAGTATATGATGAGGCCAGAGGTATTCAAGGTACTAACGAAATTAGATAATCCTTTTGTGGATTAGATTTTTATTGAAATGATATATTACTGAAAGCTATGCGTGTCTTGCTAGTTGTACTCTTATTGGCAGGCACCATTTTGCCTGCATATGCTCAGGAATCAACCATGAACAAGTCTGAGCGTTATGATTCAGTTCTAGTACCATATAGTGCATTTAATGTATATGCCAAAAATGCCACGCTTTTCAAACTTGATCACGAGCATGTAACCAATTGGGATATTGAAATGCAAAATAAGCTCCACTATACAAATCAGGACGGCAATACGGTAGTGAGATTGTATGAGGATGTTAATGCACCCAAGTTTATAGAAATTGGGATGGGAGGTCCACCAGACTACAGATTCTGGGTTGCAGTAAATACCCCGGAAGATGGATACTTTATAATTCATGATGAAAAACATCTAGGCTGGACTCCTGACAAACTTATCACTGCAACCCACTCAAGTAGTGGCGGTCTTACTGTTAGTGTTGGTGAAAAGGAGGCAGTTTCCAACTTGGATATCGCCGGTTTTACAATGAGAGAATTTACCGTTTCTGGAATGAATTCTGCTTCTGATCCTCCTCCAGTAGATTCGGGAGCATTTACCTTTAGTATTATTTCTGGAGATCCCTCTCAAAATATAATATTTTACATGCCATTTATGGTACTTGCAGTAACATTGGCATTGATTTTTGTATTATTAAAAACTAAGAATAGAAATTCAGAAGAGGCAAAAAAAATCCCCGAGACTAAACCGTCCTAGTCTTTGGTCTTGTAATAATTACAGTCTTTTTTTATCTTACAGACAGAACACATTGGTGAAATTGGCTTGCAAATATTTTGGCCATACATGACAAAAGTGTCATTTATCCTAATCCATTGCTCCCGTGGAATTTTTTTCATCAACTCAACTTCTGTTTCTTCTGGAATTTTTGTTTGTACCAGTCCAAGTCTATTGGAAATTCTATGTACATGTGTATCAACAGGTATCGCCGGTTCATCAAAGGCATAGACTAGAACACAATTGGCAGTCTTTCTTCCCACCCCTGGCAGACTCAGCAAGTTTTCCATAGTTTTAGGGACCTTGCCTGAATACTTTGAGTCTATGATTGATGCAACCTCGATTATTCTTTTAGCCTTGACATGATAGAAACCAGTTCGCTTGATTATCTTTTCAACATCTGCTAACTTTGCACTTGCAAGTGCACGGGCAGTCTTGTATCTTGAAAATAATGTCTTTACCACAGCTGCGGTGCTTTCATCTCTAGTTCTGGCAGAAAGTATTGTTCCTATCAAGATACTAAGAGGACTTCCATTTTCCGCCTCACGTAGCTCTCTGAGTGCTGTCATACGAGGCGGCTTGACAGAATTCATTGTTGAAATCATACCATCTAAAATTCTTACAATCTTTTCCAACTGATCTTGTATTGATCATACAAGTATTATATCTGTTATAACAAAGTAATGTAATTGGAATTAACAAAAGAAGAAGAGGCGGCACTTGATGGAAAACAAGGAGAGACTCTTGCACTTGCGTATAGGACTCTTGTAGCAATTGGGGAGGCATCAAATGCTGATAGGCTAATTCCAATAGAATGGGCACATTTGTCTGGGGTCAATTACAATACCATAGGCGATGCAGGAAAAGAATTTCTTTCACATCTAAGTAAGGATGCCAGATTCAAAGTAAAAACAACAGTAAACCCAATGGGATTTGATTTTGATTCAGTTTCACAATACAAACTAGATGACAAATTTATTGAAAATCAACGCAGCATTAAAAACTCATATGAAAAAATGGGGGTAATTCCATCTTATTCTTGTATTCCATATGAAATTTTTGATGTTCCAAAACAAGGAACCCATGTTTCTTTTGCAGAGAGCAATGCTGCAATTTATGCAAACTCATTTTCTGGGCTCAAGACAAACAAAGAGGGCGCATTCAGTGCTCTTGCAAGCGCACTTACAGGCAAAAGTCCGTGCTCTGATCTAAGAGATGATGATGTCAGAAAGCCAAACCTGACAATTCGTATGAAGGTAGAACCGCGTGATGAATTGACTTATGGAATGCTTGGATATTTTGCAGGCAAAGTTGCAGGTAGTTCCGTTGCTCTGTCTGGCGTAAACAATCTTGACAGACGCAGCTGCAAGTCTTTGTGTGCAGGCATGGGCACATCTGGAGCAT
Coding sequences within:
- a CDS encoding endonuclease III domain-containing protein; its protein translation is MNSVKPPRMTALRELREAENGSPLSILIGTILSARTRDESTAAVVKTLFSRYKTARALASAKLADVEKIIKRTGFYHVKAKRIIEVASIIDSKYSGKVPKTMENLLSLPGVGRKTANCVLVYAFDEPAIPVDTHVHRISNRLGLVQTKIPEETEVELMKKIPREQWIRINDTFVMYGQNICKPISPMCSVCKIKKDCNYYKTKD
- a CDS encoding thiamine biosynthesis protein, producing MLEKTVLVIFPSIYSLNKINNLAANISKILKIKNQHHSGIRKNESLIIVEAVDPVLASSAVNLLFGIDKIAIAKEVDNNFDSVLSAITNTALSLLLKGEKFYVKVEGKTEKFLAKDLEVASTAMLVEKSMHLEAKPGSESDHDRLVYAYLTDAYAYVCIFVDSGLSGIPYNSQREKILCCIYDELSAIACLQTIKMGFEVKILICYHNESDLLKLAKIVNKMLPRIIEKNTVLHICKMDRSPGIPTTITVITQVMISIASREKIGRISLGISPMIFPASFCEYNANLAFQNKIIPWFSLSGIDSGILENAKEIGLEKYIANLEDLCKKHSNYKKIPMSQISKHAKSVLKTIKSIQVTTGPKNIHDIIDSLKSNH
- a CDS encoding phosphoadenylyl-sulfate reductase, which gives rise to MPKFTVSQIQQLNESLKTPQEVLKWSLDNLHPRIAMASSFGAEDVVVIDMMMKINPKSRIFTLDTGRLNQETYDIMDEIRKKYNMNIEVMFPDQNEVEQMVRVNGLNLFYDNIGNRKLCCGIRKVHPLNRILSTLDGWITGLRADQTEVRSNANKLELDEQHNSIIKINPIIEWTWEQTWDYIRKNDVPYNKLHDKGFPSIGCEPCTRAIKSGEPLRAGRWWWESDSQKECGLHAEHNK
- the sat gene encoding sulfate adenylyltransferase produces the protein MTNIGVAKPHGGKLVNRISKEDPNQLFSISVNVDLANDIENITDGIFSPLEGFLMQEDFEKVVSEGRLGNGLPWTIPIVLDVDKDTATKMKDAGDVALNVEGKNFAILHVEDVYNFDKDLVSNKVYGTSDLKHPGVAKTMNMKEFLIGGKIDYVKRSDETQIRRYRKTPIETRDFFQKAGWKTIVAFQTRNVPHVAHEMLQKASLNTHDGLFVNPLVGKKKSGDYKDEAIVTAYETLISYYYPLNRCYLGTLHTEMRYAGPKEAIHHAIMRKNFGCTNIIIGRDHAGVGTYYDPFASQKIFDSYPDIGIEPIFFPAFFYCRKCLSFASERNCPHGTEYQESLSGTKLRAMILDKQSPSEYMMRPEVFKVLTKLDNPFVD
- a CDS encoding aconitase X gives rise to the protein MELTKEEEAALDGKQGETLALAYRTLVAIGEASNADRLIPIEWAHLSGVNYNTIGDAGKEFLSHLSKDARFKVKTTVNPMGFDFDSVSQYKLDDKFIENQRSIKNSYEKMGVIPSYSCIPYEIFDVPKQGTHVSFAESNAAIYANSFSGLKTNKEGAFSALASALTGKSPCSDLRDDDVRKPNLTIRMKVEPRDELTYGMLGYFAGKVAGSSVALSGVNNLDRRSCKSLCAGMGTSGACGMFTFGEEEGEKIDFDKNEMQKIHDELNTSEKGDLITLGSPQLGIEEIADLALMLKGRSFQKRCMIFCPRAIKGQITDLGYANEIKRAGGELLYDCCTCLSPLVDNKEVDSVVTNSVKGAYYLRTSNNVDVNLKSLKRIVEEETK